The region CTCCCTGGCCCCAGTGCTGCCCCCATGGTGACCCCCacggccccactgctgccccccgaCACCTAACCCCCCATGGCCACCCCAGTGCTGCCCCCGATACCTAACCTCCCATGGgcccccagcccatccccccaTACCTAAcgccccatgtccccccacctgcccacactccccctccccccaaagcttcctgccacccccatcccagcccccaaaTACCTAaccccccgctgcccctcccccatcacctggCTATCAGTCTGGGGGTACGTCGTCCACTTCAGATCCGACGTCTCCAGCCGGGTGTTCAGCAAAGTCTCTGCCAGGCGAAAAGTGTGAGTCTGCAtctgcaggtcgggagtgaggggcagctaCCCGccctcccgtcccctcccctTTGCACCCCCCAGCTCACTCACAGAGTTGGGGCCCCCTGGTGTACCCCACATGCTGCCAGGGCCTCGAGGCACTCTGAGCCTgtgagcagggaatggggcagggcccgTCCCCTCTAGGGGTGCTGGctccccctggccagggcaggactggctggctcagggggcagggactggcccctctaggggcgccagctccccccagctcaggTCCAGCATCTCCACCCCTTTGTGGGCCCCCTGGGTGCAGCTGCCAGACCTTGggacaaacagacacacacacacactctctctctctctctctctctctctctcctcccccccccgcccccggaccCCGCATCAGTGGCTAAATCTATCCCAGATGTGAATGAACAACCCTCAGCTTCCCCGAGTGGGGTGGGCTGGTTTAAGTGGAGTGgtgaagctgggagccaggactcctgggttctcttcccggcgctgggagggcagtgggggctggtggttagagcaggggccgggagccaggactcctgggttctcttcccggtgctgggagggcagtgggggctggtggtcagagcaggggccaggagccaggactcctgggttctctccccggcgctgggagagcagtgggggctggtggttagagtagggggcgggagccaggactcctgggttctctccccagtgctctcagggcagtgggggctggtggttagagcaggggccgagagccaggactcctgggttctctccccggcgctgggagggcggtgggggctgggggttagagtagggggcgggagccaggactcctgggtcctctccccagtgctctcagggcagtgggggctggtggtcagagcaggggccgggagccaggactcctgggttctctccccggcgctctcagggcagtggggggagaaTCCGGGCTGCATTTAAACTCTCCCTGAAGCTCGCCCCCTTCAAGTTCCCGGCACCGCCCCCCCGCAGTTCACTCACCTTCCACCGCCCGGCCCAGGGCGAACCAGAACCAGAGGCAGCGCAGCTCCATGGCTcggccaggccagagcccgcaGAAGAGGCGCCCGGGCCGGGGACGTTTCACCCGCAAGGCCCCTCCGGGAGCCCCCCGCGCCGGCCGACACAGGGGCCCGGCTCCCCCGCTCCGGGACCGCGCCCCCCGCGGATTTCTCGGCCGCCCGGGGAAAGCGGGTTCCAGGGTCGCGGGAGccccggggcgggcggggggggaacGGGCGCGGGGCTGCTCCGAAACTTGGGCGCCCCAGACAAAGAGGCGGCGGgacgcggggcggggcggggcgagggcCTGGAGAAATTCCTCGGCCGGGACTTTGTGAAACCCTCCAAAGTCTGCGGCCGGGAACAGCCCCGACTCGGGAACAGTCGGTCCAGAACAGTCCTGGCTCTGGAGCAGTCGGTCCGGCTCTGGAGCGGCGGGTCCAGAACAGTCCCAGCTGTGGAACAGTCGGTCCAGAACAAACCCGGCTCCGGAACAGTCAGTCTGGCGCCGCCTGGGCTCTGCAGCAGTAGGTCCAGAACAGTCCCGGCTCTGGAGCAGTGGGTCCAGAACAGTCCCAACTCTGGAACAGTCGGTTCAGAACAATCCCGGCTCTGGAGAGGTCGGTTCAGAACAATCCCGGCTCTGGAACAGTCGGTCGGGCACTCCCCCGGCTCTGGAGCGGTGGGTCCAGAACAGTCCCGACTCGGGAGCAGTCGGTCCAGAACAATCCCGGCTCTGGAGCAGTCAGTCGGGCGCCGCCCGTGTCCCGTGGCCGTTCTCCCAACAATCCGGACACTGGCAGAGTCCAGAAAAACGCAGCCACTCGCTGGGGTTCACTAGGCTCGGTGCGGCGGCCGGGCGCGGGGCCAAGACCCCATGGCTCTGGAGCGGTGGGTCCAGAACAGTCCCGGCTCTGGAGAGGTCGGTTCAGAACAATCCCGGCTCTGGAGCAGTCGGTCGGGCACTCCCCCGGCTCTGGACAGTGGGACAAAGGAGGCGGGGGAACCCCAAGATTTCGGAAGCAGCTGCGAAGCGGAGAAGAAAACACACTCGCAGCCAGGCGCGGGAGCTGTGATTCGCTCAGAGGGGCCCCCGGATGTTTGCCGACAGCACCCCAAATACCTCCCTGCCTGGCACCCCAGACGCTCCCCacgctcctggcccagctgcagggctgcctcaCCCAGGTCCTGCCCCGCCAGAGCGGTGCCCAGTCCAGGCAAGCGTGGGCCAGGGTCCCCCGATCCCTGCACGACCCCGGCCTCGGCTCCCCAAGGGGGACCCCTGGATCGCTGCCAGAAGCGCCCCCCAAACCAGCCACCTGCGGACCTTGAAACGCGTGGAAGTTtctcacccccctccccgccgcccccagcGCTGAGCACGGCTCCGCCCCCCGCCAGCGCGCACCCCTGAACTTCGCACACCGAGTCCCTGTCCTGggacgccccccggcacccccgcGCTGCAGAGCGGGGGGGGACTGGAAACCGTCCTCCGGGGAGCtgcagagcgggggggggggctggaaacCGCTCCCCGGGACCCCCGAGCCCCGCGCTGCCCGCTCACCCCGAGCGGCGCTGCGGACTCTGCGCCCGCGGGCAGGAGCGgggagttggggggcggggccgggtgtgcgcggggggcgggggcgggcgggggctttttgtgtgtgtgtgtgtgtgtgtgtgtgtgtgctggggcgctgcaggctgtgtgtgtgctggggcgtgttggtattttgtgtgtgtgttgtggggtgtgggtattttgtgtgtggggtgtgtgtgctgtcCCCAGGGGGTgattcccccaaccccagccacatctgctgccctcccccaagcTTCCTTCAAACAATTCAGGGCTGGGtcaggaggggagtgaggggcaccagggagaggtgggggctggtgctttgggagcccggactcctgggttctctccccggcgctgggagggcagtgggggctggtggttagagcagggggtgggagccaggactcctgggttctctccccggcgctgggagggcagtgggggctggtggttagagcagggggtgggagccaggactcctgggttctctccccggcgctgggagggcagtgggggctggtggttagagcagggggccgggagccaggactcctgggttctctccccggcgctgggagggcagtgggggctggtggttagagcagggggccgggagccaggactcctgggttctctccccggcgctgggagggcagtgggggctggtggttggagcagggggtgggagccaggactcctgggttctctccccggcgctgggagggcagtgggggctggtggttagagcagggggtgggagccaggactcctgggttctctccccggcgctgggagggcagtgggggctggtggttggagcagggggtgggagccaggactcctgggttctctccccggcgctgggagggcagtgggggctggtggttagagcagggggtgggagccaggactcctgggttctctccccggcgctgggagggcagtgggggctggtggttggagcagggggtgggagccaggactcctgggttctctccccggcgctgggagggcagtgggggctggtggttggagcaggggccgggagccaggactcctgggttctctccctggccctgAGGCAGGGTCTGGCCTTTGCTGGGTTGCACAGAACAGGGTCCGAGCAGGCTGCTCTGGTTTACCAGCTCACACCCcggcctggtggggagggggagcggaAGGAGCAGGGCGGGGGCTCCCAGGGCCTGTTTCCttgggctggctggagccaggcaggaaacctgcccaaagcagagtgaaacacagctccccccacccccacagctgcctTGGACATGCTGAGACCCATTGTGTGCTGGGGGGGTGAGGTCCTGATCAGCAGAGCCAGGCCCATACCCACACATTGCCCCAGtgccagcagagaacccaggagtcctggctccctgctcaggGTCGGGGTGGGGATTCAGGtcagggagaggtgtggggggggcagtgtctGTAAGAGActctggggggggggtctgtgcagCCGTGGGTGGAGGAGGGtccgcgcccccccccgcctgtcACACGGGAACAAGCCTGATGAGCCCTCGATTTCCACACACTCGTTACGTGTTCCCCAAGCCCTTTGGGTGGGCCTGGGAAGTGCCACAGCAGACAGCCCCCCCCCCTTATCTCCATGCCCGGCCCTGCCAGGACAGCGGGGTCAGGAAACAGACCCTGACCCTGGGGGGCGCTGGCGTactcagcctggccctgcccctggtgGGACAGATATGgtcgagagagagagacagccgGGCGTGGGGGGCTGCTCCTGTCACCCTGTCTATTGGGCCTGTTTCTAATTAAAACAGCAAGGAGCAGGGCTgcgggatgcaggggctgtggggcgggagtgaggggactggcagggctgggggatgtgggggctgtggggtgggagtgaggggaccggcagggctgggggatgcgggggctgtggggcgggagtgaggggactggcagggctgggggatgtgggggctgtggggtgggagtgatgggaccggcagggctgggagctgtgggggctgtggggtgggagtgatgggaccggcagggctgggggatgcaggggctgtgggggtgggagcgaggggactggcagggctgggggatgcaggggctgtggggcgggaatgaggggaccggcagggctgcgggatgcaggggctgtggggcgggagtgaggggactggcagggccgggggatgcgggggctgtggggcgggagtgaggggaccggcagggctgggggatgtgggggctgtggggtgggagtgaggggaccggcagggctgggggatgtgggggctgtggggcaggagtgaggggactggcagggctgggggatgtgggggctgtggggtgggagtgatgggaccggcagggctgggagctgtgggggctgtggggtgggagtgatgggaccggcagggctgggggatgcaggggctgtgggggtgggagcgaggggactggcagggctgggggatgcaggggctgtggggcgggagtgaggggaccggcagggctggggatgcaggggctgtgggggtgggagcgaggggactggcagggctgggggatgcaggggctgtggggcgggagtgaggggaccggcagggctgggggctgtgggggctgtggggtgggagtgatgggaccggcagggctgggggatgcaggggctgtgggggtgggagcgaggggactggcagggctgggagatgcaggggctgtgggttaggagtgaggggaccggcagggccaggggatgcaggggctgtgggttaggagtgaggggaccggcagggctgggggatgcaggggctgtggggcgggagtgaggggaccggcagggctgggggatgcaggggctgtggggcgggagtgaggggactggcagggctgggggatgcaggggctgtggggcgggagtgaggggactgggagggctgggggatgcaggggctggggggcaggagcgaggggaccagcagggctgggggatgcaggggctggggggcgggagtgagaggactggcagggctggggggcgggagtgtGGCAAtctaccccccccacacacacacacagaggaggggacgcactggggagagaacccaggcatcctggctgtgGATGGCCCTTTCTCTGGAGAGCCACTTGTGTCCCAGCTCCAGTTCGTTCTCTCCCGGCTGTCAGGAAATTCCCTTTGTTCGGCTGCTTCCCTGGGCGGGAGCGAGGTCAGGGCAGGATGTGACACCTCATTTCCCCGGCTCCTCTGGCTCCGCCAGTCCCatggcccctgccctggccagtaCTGGCCTGCAACCCctgcctgagcctgagcctgagcctcaGCCCAGCTCAACCTCCTGCCCAGCAGAGAATCCAGCCCCGGCCTCTTCCAGAAGAGTAGAgacaccccgccccagaggtgcgcgcatctcggcgctgggcgaggggtccccgtgtccccagcaaccccgcccccgccccagaggtgggcgcatgtCCGTGCTGGGCCAGGGGTCCCCACGTCACTggccaccccgccccagaggtgggcgcatctcggcactgggcgaggggtccccgtgtccccagcaaccccgcccccgccccagaggtgggcgcatgtCCGTGCTAGGCCAGGGGTCCCCATGTCACTggccaccccgccccagaggtgggcgcatctcggcgccgggcgaggggtacCCGTGTccccaaccaccccaccccagaagtgggtgCACCTCAGCcctgggcgaggggtccctgtgtcactggctgccccgccccagaggtgggcgcatctcggcgccgggcgaggggtccccgtgtccctGGCCATCCCACCCCATAGGTGGGTGCATCCTGGTTCCCCGCAGAGTATcacaccacccccagctcccctgaccCTGCAGGGATCTCACAGTTATCCGGGCAGATGAATGTCTGGCACAAGAGCTGGAATTTCCTGAACAGAGGAAAATAAAACATAATGGGTTTTGCTGTCACATGACAGTCGTGGTGGGGTGAGATGGGCTGTAAGACCCACGGGGGTGAGGTGTTTTCGTCCAGCCCCCGCGACTTTCAGGACAAAAAGCCCCAAAGAGACTTGATCAACCGACAgcaacagggctgggagccaggactcctgggttctctccccggggctgggagggcagtgggggctggtagttagagcagggggtgggagccaggactcctgggttctctccctggtgctgggagggcagtgggggctggtggttagagcagggggtgggagccaggactcctgggttctctccctggtgctgggagggcagtgggggctggtggttagagcagagggctgggagccaggactcctgggttctctccccggcgctgggggggcagtgggggctggtggttagagcagaggggtgggagccaggactcctgggttctctccctggtgctgggagggcagtgggggctggtggttagagcagaggggtgggagccaggactcctgggttctctccctggtgctgggagggcagtgggggctggtggtaagagcagggtctgggagccaggactcctgggttctctccccggtgctgggggggcagtgggggctggtggttagagcaggggctgggagccaggactcctgggttctctccccggcgctgggggggcagtgggggctggtggttagagcagaggggtgggagccaggactcctgggttctctccctggcgctgggagggcagtgggggctggtggttagagcaggggccgggagccaggactcctgggttctctcccttgTGCCATAGAGCCCCATGGGATTTGGTCACATGACACACAGGCGCTAATATGGCCGCCCCTTTGTTGACCTCATTTCCCGATCACATGACCTGCCGGGCACCCAAGATGTCCACCACCAGGGAGGCCTCAGGGTTGGGGTTGGGTAGTATTGCGAAATTACGTCACTGGCGTACATCACGTGACTCCAACTGCCCGCCGCCGCGCGTGCACAGCAAGGGAAGCCCTCCAGTATGTCACGTGATTCGTATCCCCCTCCCGTCTTTGCGCATGGCTGTCCGGGCAAAGCCCCAGAGCGAAAAGCTTGTCCTGCACATGCGCATCAATGCCCGGTGCACTGCACACCTTGAGGCTCACGTCACTTCCGTCGTTGGACGCGTCGGGCGCATGCGCACTGCTGCGCTCCGCGACTCTTTTCGCTCCGGCGCAGGCGCGGATGTTGACCCCGCCGGGCCAAGCCGGGGGGTGCGGGGATCATGTCCGGGGTGCAGCGCATGAAGGTGGCGAACGAGCGGCACCGGCAAAGCGTCACGCAGCGGGGCGGCCCCCACCGGGCCCCGgtacaggggctgtggggcgggagtggggggcggggttcggggtgggagtggggggcaccgggggcggggggctgcggggagggagtggggagcaccgGGGGCacgggtgggagtggggggcacctgggggtggagggcaccggggggctggggggctgcacgggtggggagtgaggagcaccgggggtggggggctgtagggagggagtggggggcacctcgagggtggggggctgtggggagggagtggggaacaccagggggcggggggctgtgggttgggagtggggagtACTGCAGTGAGGGGGGTTCCGTTTCTGACACCCTCTGTCCTGCACAGAGAGCCCCCCTGGAGGAGAAGCCGCCCGtggggccctggctgctggccctgttTGTCTTCGTGGTCTGTGGGTCAGGtcagttgggggcaggggtgggggacagcgTGGGTCCGTTCACTCTGGAACCTAAGGACTGGTCTGAGCGCAGTGATGGGCCCTGCGTGCTTGTGTGACGTTCCCCCGGAAACCTAATGGGGGGTTGTGTCTATGTGGCTTCCTCATTACAGCAGCCAGTCCCTGGCCTGGTGTTTGCCCTGGGGCGTAATAATGGGGAGTACCAGGAAGCCCCCCGTGAGGCCCCTGTGCAGGAACCGGACCCTGGAGGGAGGGTGCCAGAAGTGATGTTCACTCTGGAACCTAATGAGGGGGGAACGGGGTTCACTTTTGGGCTCTTTTTGCTGTTCCGGGAGCTAGCGGCAGCTGTGTGCACCTGCTGTTTGTGTTCACCCTGAAACCTAATGAGGGGATCATTGGGGCACCAATGTGTCAGCTCAGCATCAGCCCTTCGAAGGGGTGGGAGCGGGAACAAGGGCTCTATGCTGGTCTCCTCTCTTTATTTTACCAAGAGTCCTTCAATTGACACTGTTTTGGCAGAAGATGGGGGGTCGGGAGTGTACTGGTTCACTCTGAAACCTACTCGTGGCCCTTAGCGCTGGGAGCGAGACCCCGACAGGCATTGCTTGTGCCCCCTTGACTCTCGCCAGAGCCGTAAGCTTCTGGCATGCTGGGCTTGCTCTGGCCCTTCGCTGCAGTCGCTGTCCTGGGAAGGGTGTTAATTCTGAAGCTGACTGACAGCTGAGGTGGTTCGCTGGAGGGGTTCATGCTAGATGTGTTGGTGAACAACTGGTGGAGGGAGGCTGCTGACTCTGATGTCCCCCCTGGTGTCCTGTTGAAG is a window of Carettochelys insculpta isolate YL-2023 chromosome 34, ASM3395843v1, whole genome shotgun sequence DNA encoding:
- the LOC142005717 gene encoding stress-associated endoplasmic reticulum protein 2-like, producing the protein MSGVQRMKVANERHRQSVTQRGGPHRAPRAPLEEKPPVGPWLLALFVFVVCGSAIFQIIQSIRLGG